In one Nocardia tengchongensis genomic region, the following are encoded:
- a CDS encoding ABC transporter ATP-binding protein: MTDRVSIETQNAWVEFPIFDAKSRSLKKAVLGSAGGAIGRNQSDVVVVEALRDISLSLKEGDRVGLVGHNGAGKSTLLRLLSGIYEPTRGSARIRGRVAPVFDLGVGMDPEVSGYDNIIIRGLFLGQTRKQMLAKIDEIAEFTELGDYLAMPLRTYSTGMRVRLAMGVVTSIDPEILLLDEGIGAVDAEFMKKARVRLQELVSRSGILVFASHSNEFLAQLCDHAMWIDHGQVRMQGDIEDVVRAYEGPEAGDHVAQVLRDLEREREPERNPA; this comes from the coding sequence ATGACCGACCGTGTGAGTATCGAGACCCAGAACGCGTGGGTGGAATTCCCCATCTTCGACGCCAAATCCCGATCGCTGAAGAAGGCGGTACTGGGTTCGGCCGGCGGCGCCATCGGGCGCAATCAATCAGACGTGGTGGTCGTCGAGGCGCTGCGGGATATCTCGCTGTCGCTGAAGGAAGGCGATCGCGTCGGATTGGTCGGCCACAACGGCGCGGGCAAATCGACACTGCTGCGGTTGCTTTCGGGCATCTACGAACCGACCCGCGGCAGCGCGCGGATCCGCGGCCGGGTGGCGCCGGTCTTCGACCTCGGCGTGGGCATGGACCCCGAGGTCTCCGGCTACGACAACATCATCATTCGCGGCCTGTTCCTCGGGCAGACCCGCAAGCAGATGCTGGCCAAGATCGACGAGATCGCCGAATTCACCGAACTGGGCGACTATTTGGCGATGCCGCTGCGCACCTACTCGACCGGCATGCGGGTACGCCTGGCGATGGGTGTGGTGACCTCCATCGACCCGGAGATCCTGCTGCTCGACGAGGGCATCGGCGCGGTCGACGCGGAATTCATGAAGAAGGCTCGGGTGCGCCTGCAGGAATTGGTCTCGCGCTCCGGCATTCTGGTGTTCGCCAGTCACTCCAACGAATTCCTGGCCCAGCTGTGCGACCACGCCATGTGGATCGACCACGGCCAGGTGCGCATGCAGGGCGACATCGAGGACGTGGTGCGCGCCTACGAAGGCCCGGAGGCCGGTGATCACGTGGCGCAGGTGCTGCGGGATCTGGAACGTGAACGTGAACCGGAACGGAATCCCGCATGA
- a CDS encoding dienelactone hydrolase family protein yields MSGIYRELAPVHDTTAIALTVLEPEGHTRGGIVVLHESREFTEPLLELMRALADDGWTVLAPDLFHRPVNGSVDECVFGEDLFADFDACFEWLTRHGVFRDCIGVLGFDSAGTAAALVATNRRVGAAVSVAARGIETPISPQASTLLAAAPAFQAPWLGLFGEDDPLTPPDQVDRLREAAARADVATLVVTYPGLHHRPDHPGFDPAALEDVSVLDAQTRIYEWFDSHLR; encoded by the coding sequence ATGTCGGGCATCTATCGAGAACTGGCCCCTGTGCACGACACGACCGCGATAGCGCTCACCGTGCTCGAACCCGAGGGACACACGCGCGGCGGCATCGTGGTATTGCACGAATCACGTGAATTCACCGAGCCATTGCTGGAACTCATGCGAGCGCTCGCCGACGACGGCTGGACCGTCCTCGCCCCCGACTTGTTCCACCGCCCGGTCAACGGCAGCGTCGACGAGTGCGTCTTCGGGGAGGACCTCTTCGCCGACTTCGACGCCTGCTTCGAATGGCTCACCCGGCACGGCGTCTTCCGCGACTGCATCGGCGTCCTCGGCTTCGACTCCGCCGGCACCGCCGCCGCCCTGGTCGCCACCAACCGCCGCGTCGGCGCGGCCGTGAGCGTCGCCGCCCGCGGCATCGAGACCCCCATCAGCCCGCAGGCCAGCACCCTGCTCGCCGCCGCCCCCGCCTTCCAGGCCCCCTGGCTCGGCCTCTTCGGCGAGGACGACCCCCTCACTCCGCCCGACCAGGTCGACCGCCTCCGCGAGGCCGCCGCCCGCGCCGACGTCGCCACCCTGGTGGTCACCTACCCCGGTCTCCACCACCGCCCCGACCATCCCGGCTTCGACCCCGCCGCCCTCGAGGACGTATCCGTCCTCGACGCGCAGACCAGAATCTACGAATGGTTCGACTCGCACCTACGCTGA
- a CDS encoding glycosyltransferase gives MTDQSSSPLYGDDARIVAIVVTHKRRELLAESLKVLSSQTRPVDHLIVVDNGNEAEVGELVKQQPIESTYLGSEHNLGGAGGFALGMLHALTMGADWVWLADDDGRPEGPDVLATLFDCAERHSLVEVSPVVADIDDPDRLAFPLRRGVVWRRLRSELGDEDFLPGIASLFNGALVSATAVDKIGVPDLRLFVRGDEVEVHRRLVRSGLPFGTCLQTAYLHPNGSAEFKPILGGRMHTQYPDDPVKRHFTYRNRGYLMAQPGMRKLLPQEVARFGWFFLVQQKDPAGLMEWLRLQRMGRREQFDKPTS, from the coding sequence ATGACCGACCAATCGTCCAGCCCCCTGTATGGCGATGACGCGCGCATCGTCGCCATCGTGGTCACGCACAAACGCCGGGAACTGCTGGCCGAGTCGCTGAAGGTGCTGAGCAGCCAGACCCGCCCGGTCGATCACCTGATCGTGGTGGACAACGGCAACGAGGCCGAGGTCGGCGAGCTGGTCAAGCAGCAGCCGATCGAATCGACCTACCTGGGTTCGGAGCACAACCTCGGTGGCGCGGGCGGGTTCGCGCTCGGCATGCTGCACGCGCTCACCATGGGCGCGGACTGGGTGTGGCTGGCCGACGACGACGGCCGCCCCGAAGGCCCCGACGTGCTCGCCACCCTCTTCGATTGCGCCGAACGGCACTCGCTGGTCGAGGTGTCGCCGGTGGTCGCCGACATCGACGACCCGGACCGGCTGGCCTTCCCGCTGCGCCGCGGCGTGGTGTGGCGGCGGCTGCGCTCGGAGCTGGGCGACGAGGACTTCCTGCCCGGTATCGCCTCGCTGTTCAACGGCGCGCTGGTGTCCGCGACGGCCGTCGACAAGATCGGCGTGCCGGACCTGCGGCTGTTCGTGCGCGGTGACGAGGTGGAGGTGCACCGGCGGCTGGTGCGGTCCGGGCTGCCGTTCGGCACCTGCCTGCAGACCGCCTACCTGCACCCGAACGGCTCGGCGGAGTTCAAGCCGATCCTGGGCGGGCGCATGCACACCCAGTACCCGGACGATCCGGTCAAGCGGCACTTCACCTATCGCAACCGCGGCTACCTGATGGCCCAGCCCGGCATGCGAAAGCTGTTGCCGCAGGAGGTCGCCCGCTTCGGCTGGTTCTTCCTGGTGCAGCAGAAGGACCCGGCGGGGCTGATGGAGTGGCTACGCCTGCAGCGGATGGGCCGCCGAGAGCAGTTCGACAAGCCCACCTCATAG
- a CDS encoding cysteine desulfurase-like protein: MTYDVARVRGLIPSLGDGWIHLDPQAGMLVPDSVSRAVSTGFRTSAFSHSNRHGAAKRSAAILEAAREAVADLVGGDPAGVVLGPDRAVLLAWLAESLSSRLGLGTGIVLSRLDDEANVAPWLRIANRYGAHVRWAEVEIETCEMPAWQFEELIGPTARLVALTAASPIVGSAPAVRVAADRVHEVGGLLVADCFGAAPYALIDIDELNADVIALSAPAWGGPQIGALVFRDPAFLDRIPSMSLNPYAKGAERLEVGGHQYALLAGLTTSIDYLAALDERATGTRRERLEMSITSLQDYHDQLFEHLMAVLDTIPNLTVIGRASTRIPTVSFTISGMQAEKVSAKLADARIGTLSGSHGGSRLLDALGVNDEGGAVTIGLAPYTTTFEIDQLGRALAALDT, encoded by the coding sequence ATGACTTACGACGTCGCACGGGTGCGGGGCCTCATACCGTCCCTGGGCGACGGCTGGATCCACCTCGACCCCCAAGCGGGCATGCTGGTCCCGGATTCGGTATCCCGGGCCGTCTCAACAGGTTTCCGGACCTCGGCCTTCTCGCACTCCAATCGGCACGGTGCGGCCAAGCGCAGCGCCGCGATCCTGGAGGCCGCGCGGGAGGCCGTCGCCGATCTGGTCGGCGGCGATCCGGCGGGCGTGGTGCTCGGCCCGGATCGCGCGGTCCTGCTGGCCTGGCTGGCCGAATCGCTGAGCTCCCGGCTGGGTCTGGGCACCGGGATCGTGCTGTCGCGCCTGGATGACGAGGCGAATGTCGCGCCGTGGCTGCGCATCGCGAATCGCTATGGGGCGCACGTGCGCTGGGCCGAGGTCGAGATCGAGACCTGCGAGATGCCGGCCTGGCAGTTCGAGGAGCTGATCGGACCCACCGCCCGGCTGGTGGCGCTCACCGCCGCCTCGCCGATCGTGGGTTCCGCGCCCGCGGTCCGGGTGGCCGCGGACCGGGTGCACGAGGTCGGCGGTCTGCTGGTCGCCGACTGCTTCGGCGCCGCGCCCTACGCGCTCATCGACATCGACGAACTCAATGCCGACGTGATCGCGCTGAGCGCACCCGCGTGGGGCGGCCCGCAGATCGGCGCGCTGGTCTTCCGGGATCCCGCGTTCCTGGACCGGATCCCGTCCATGTCGCTGAACCCCTATGCCAAGGGCGCCGAACGGCTCGAGGTGGGCGGCCATCAGTACGCGCTGCTGGCCGGGCTCACCACCTCCATCGACTACCTGGCCGCGCTGGACGAGCGCGCCACCGGCACCCGCCGCGAGCGCCTGGAAATGTCGATCACCTCGCTGCAGGACTATCACGACCAGCTCTTCGAGCACCTGATGGCCGTGCTGGACACCATCCCCAACCTGACCGTCATCGGCCGCGCCTCCACCCGCATCCCGACGGTGAGCTTCACCATCTCGGGCATGCAGGCGGAGAAGGTCTCGGCCAAGCTGGCCGATGCCCGCATCGGCACATTGAGCGGCTCGCACGGCGGCAGCCGCCTGCTCGACGCCCTGGGCGTCAACGACGAGGGCGGCGCCGTGACCATCGGACTCGCGCCCTACACAACGACTTTCGAGATCGACCAGCTGGGCCGAGCGCTGGCCGCGCTCGACACCTAG
- a CDS encoding maleylpyruvate isomerase family mycothiol-dependent enzyme, which produces MTSDAHLADIAAQLDTVAAATERLLPAVAALGEADLVDPSLLPGWTRGHVLAHLSRNADSLVNLLLWARTGIETPQYASQFLRDADIEAGAPRPLRDQLEDLTASAERWLALARVMPADRWAATVRNRMGGEIPATRVIWMRRLEVEIHHVDLNIGYTPADWPEDFTARLLTQSLGEVRPADGAGFTVLATDTGYTGTVGAQGPEISGPAAALAAWLIGRSPGAGLTGDLPALAAWK; this is translated from the coding sequence GTGACCAGCGACGCGCACCTCGCCGATATCGCCGCCCAGCTCGACACCGTCGCCGCCGCGACCGAGCGCCTGCTCCCCGCGGTCGCCGCGCTGGGCGAAGCCGATCTCGTCGACCCCTCCCTGCTGCCCGGCTGGACCCGCGGCCACGTGCTGGCCCACCTGTCCCGCAATGCCGACAGCCTGGTCAACCTGCTGCTGTGGGCCCGCACCGGCATCGAAACCCCGCAGTACGCAAGCCAATTCCTGCGCGACGCCGATATCGAGGCCGGCGCTCCCCGCCCGCTGCGCGACCAGCTCGAGGACCTCACCGCCTCCGCCGAACGCTGGCTGGCGCTGGCCCGGGTGATGCCCGCCGACCGCTGGGCCGCCACCGTCCGCAACCGGATGGGCGGCGAGATCCCCGCGACGCGCGTCATCTGGATGCGCCGGCTGGAGGTCGAGATCCACCACGTCGACCTGAACATCGGCTACACGCCCGCCGACTGGCCCGAGGACTTCACCGCCCGCCTGCTCACCCAATCCCTGGGCGAGGTCAGGCCCGCCGACGGCGCAGGCTTCACGGTGCTGGCCACCGACACCGGCTACACCGGCACGGTGGGCGCCCAGGGCCCCGAAATCAGCGGCCCCGCCGCGGCGCTGGCCGCCTGGCTCATCGGCCGCTCCCCCGGCGCCGGCCTCACCGGCGATCTCCCCGCCCTCGCCGCCTGGAAGTAA
- a CDS encoding bacterial proteasome activator family protein, producing the protein MTQSDGVPENIVVIGPEGKPLFIPAAAQIGGEPVEITGQVVGDDHSGILDNSEKEESLADMVEQPAKVMRIGTMIKQLLEEVRHAPLDDASRTRLREIHRTSIRELETGLAPELREELERLALPFTDETIPSDAELRIAQAQLVGWLEGLFHGIQTALFAQQMAARAQLEQMRQALPPGMSSGDPRGVQNPGGGQYL; encoded by the coding sequence ATGACGCAATCCGATGGGGTTCCGGAGAACATTGTCGTAATCGGACCCGAGGGAAAGCCGCTGTTCATCCCGGCGGCGGCCCAGATCGGCGGCGAGCCGGTGGAGATCACCGGACAGGTTGTCGGTGACGATCATTCGGGCATTCTGGACAACTCCGAGAAAGAGGAGTCGCTCGCCGACATGGTGGAGCAGCCCGCCAAGGTCATGCGCATCGGCACCATGATCAAGCAACTGCTCGAGGAAGTCCGGCACGCACCGCTGGACGACGCCTCCCGCACCCGGCTGCGCGAGATCCACCGCACCTCGATTCGCGAGCTGGAGACCGGCCTCGCGCCGGAACTGCGCGAGGAACTCGAGCGGCTGGCCCTGCCCTTCACCGACGAGACCATCCCCTCCGACGCGGAACTCCGCATCGCCCAGGCCCAGCTGGTCGGCTGGCTGGAGGGCCTGTTCCACGGCATCCAGACCGCCCTGTTCGCCCAGCAGATGGCGGCCCGCGCCCAGCTCGAGCAGATGCGCCAAGCCCTCCCGCCGGGCATGAGCTCCGGCGACCCCCGCGGAGTGCAGAACCCCGGCGGCGGCCAGTACCTCTGA
- a CDS encoding ABC transporter permease — MPFVSDSQSFGRAFKDFRDGFSQRELWLALGWQDIKQRYRRSVLGPFWITIATGLQAAAMGVLYATLFGQPLSSYLPYVTVGLIVWNVINASILEGSDVFIANEGLIKQLPSALSVHVYRLVWRQFLFFVHNLIIYVVMVPVFGIWRHLHWTALLAIPGLVLLFLNAIWVTIVFGIFSTRYRDLAPILGSTTLMLFVLTPVMWKTSALSGAASDRAKLAELVPTFHYLEIVRAPLLGDPIHLRSWIVVVAITVVGWIVAILAMKKFRSRVPYWV, encoded by the coding sequence GTGCCGTTCGTGTCGGACTCCCAGTCCTTCGGTCGCGCGTTCAAGGACTTTCGCGACGGGTTCTCCCAGCGTGAACTATGGCTGGCGCTGGGCTGGCAGGACATCAAGCAGCGTTATCGACGGTCCGTGCTCGGACCGTTCTGGATCACCATCGCCACCGGTTTGCAGGCGGCGGCGATGGGCGTGCTCTACGCCACACTGTTCGGGCAGCCGCTGAGTTCGTATCTGCCCTACGTGACAGTGGGTTTGATCGTCTGGAATGTGATCAACGCCAGCATTCTGGAAGGCTCCGACGTCTTCATCGCGAATGAAGGCCTCATCAAACAGCTGCCGTCGGCGCTGAGCGTGCACGTGTATCGCCTGGTGTGGCGGCAGTTCCTGTTCTTCGTGCACAACCTGATCATCTATGTGGTGATGGTGCCCGTCTTCGGCATCTGGCGGCACCTGCACTGGACGGCGCTGCTCGCGATTCCGGGCCTGGTGCTGCTGTTCCTCAACGCCATCTGGGTGACGATCGTGTTCGGCATCTTCAGCACCCGCTACCGGGACCTGGCGCCGATCCTGGGCAGCACCACGCTCATGCTGTTCGTGCTGACCCCGGTCATGTGGAAGACCTCCGCGCTGTCGGGCGCGGCCAGCGATCGGGCCAAGCTGGCCGAGCTGGTGCCGACGTTCCACTATCTCGAGATCGTGCGCGCGCCCCTGCTCGGCGACCCGATCCACCTGCGCAGCTGGATTGTGGTGGTGGCGATCACCGTTGTCGGCTGGATTGTCGCGATACTGGCTATGAAGAAGTTCCGTTCCCGAGTCCCCTACTGGGTGTGA
- a CDS encoding NAD(P)H-quinone oxidoreductase, protein MYAVTLDGFGGPEVMKWAQVDDLPAPGPGEVAIDVVAAGVNRADLLQRQGLYPPPPGASAVLGLEVSGLVAEVGPGVRDWRPGDRVCALLSGGGYAERVIAPASQVLPIPEGLDVAAAAALPEAAATVWSNLVMTAGLHSGQLLLIHGGGSGIGTHAIQVARVLGARVAVTAGSQFKLDRCAELGATVLINYREHDFVTTLHSEYSGADIILDNMGAAYLERNVAALAEDGHLVIIGMQGGVTAELNLAVLLGKRGAIHATNLRRRPEHGRGSKAEIISELRRHLWPLISDGTVAPVVSAEVPVTDAARAHRLLDSDETVGKVILQIREV, encoded by the coding sequence ATGTATGCGGTGACACTTGACGGTTTCGGTGGGCCCGAAGTCATGAAATGGGCGCAGGTGGACGATCTGCCCGCGCCCGGACCGGGCGAAGTGGCGATCGACGTGGTGGCCGCGGGGGTGAACCGCGCGGATCTGCTGCAACGGCAGGGTCTCTATCCCCCGCCGCCCGGGGCGAGTGCGGTCCTGGGCCTGGAGGTGTCCGGTCTGGTCGCGGAAGTCGGTCCGGGCGTACGGGATTGGCGGCCCGGTGATCGGGTGTGCGCGCTGCTGTCCGGCGGCGGGTACGCGGAGCGGGTGATCGCGCCCGCGAGCCAGGTACTGCCCATCCCCGAGGGACTGGATGTGGCCGCGGCGGCCGCGCTGCCGGAGGCGGCGGCGACGGTCTGGTCCAATCTGGTGATGACCGCGGGCCTGCACAGCGGGCAGTTGCTGCTGATTCACGGAGGCGGCAGCGGTATCGGCACGCACGCCATCCAGGTGGCGCGGGTGCTGGGCGCGCGGGTCGCGGTGACCGCGGGATCGCAGTTCAAATTGGACCGGTGCGCGGAATTGGGCGCGACGGTGCTGATCAATTACCGCGAGCACGATTTCGTGACGACGCTGCACAGCGAATATTCCGGCGCGGACATCATTCTCGACAACATGGGCGCGGCCTACCTGGAACGCAATGTCGCGGCGCTCGCCGAGGACGGGCATCTGGTGATCATCGGCATGCAGGGCGGGGTGACCGCGGAATTGAATCTGGCTGTGCTGCTGGGCAAGCGGGGCGCGATTCACGCCACCAATCTGCGCCGCCGGCCCGAGCACGGGCGCGGATCCAAGGCGGAGATCATCAGCGAACTGCGCCGCCACCTGTGGCCGCTCATCTCCGACGGCACCGTGGCGCCGGTGGTCTCGGCCGAGGTTCCGGTGACCGACGCCGCGCGGGCGCATCGGCTGCTGGACTCCGACGAGACGGTCGGCAAGGTGATCCTGCAGATCCGCGAGGTCTGA
- a CDS encoding alpha/beta fold hydrolase produces the protein MTTEDGARIHYRDTGGDGPAVVLMHGFFKDSEMWAAQERSLAPDYRLITIDARGHGLTEDSDAPFDNWRLAWDAWAVVDHLGLDRVVAGGLLQGGWIGMRMALLQPSRVRGLILIGTRADAYDAAESVGFEMIIMNQWILGDGPLEPIATPIAVQMIGGTREDRRYWLDKWNASDRRRLQQAGRCLIDRESIVDLVKDITAPALLMHGVQDQIHSRRQTEELAGQLGGPTRVETIDGLGAAHAVTYTHPEVTDPIILDWLASLPA, from the coding sequence GTGACCACCGAAGACGGGGCGAGGATCCACTACCGGGATACCGGCGGCGACGGTCCGGCGGTGGTACTGATGCACGGCTTCTTCAAGGACTCCGAGATGTGGGCGGCCCAGGAACGGTCGCTGGCCCCCGACTATCGGCTGATCACCATCGACGCGCGCGGCCACGGCCTGACCGAGGACTCGGACGCGCCCTTCGACAACTGGCGCCTGGCCTGGGACGCCTGGGCCGTGGTCGACCACCTCGGGCTCGACCGGGTCGTCGCCGGCGGCCTGCTGCAGGGCGGGTGGATCGGCATGCGGATGGCGCTGCTGCAGCCCTCCCGGGTGCGCGGCCTGATCCTGATCGGCACCCGCGCCGACGCCTACGACGCCGCCGAATCCGTTGGCTTCGAGATGATCATCATGAACCAGTGGATCCTGGGCGACGGCCCGCTCGAGCCGATCGCCACCCCGATCGCGGTGCAGATGATCGGCGGCACCCGCGAGGACCGCCGGTACTGGCTCGACAAATGGAACGCCTCCGACCGCCGCCGGCTGCAGCAGGCCGGCCGCTGCCTCATCGACCGCGAATCCATCGTCGACCTGGTCAAGGACATCACCGCACCGGCGCTACTGATGCACGGCGTACAGGATCAGATCCACTCCCGCCGCCAGACCGAGGAACTCGCCGGGCAGCTCGGCGGCCCGACCCGCGTCGAGACCATCGACGGGCTGGGCGCCGCGCACGCGGTCACCTACACCCACCCCGAGGTCACCGACCCGATCATCCTCGACTGGCTCGCGAGCCTGCCCGCATAG
- a CDS encoding alpha-hydroxy-acid oxidizing protein: MSSFVDFQNEIYLAGLAGIVPSLPMTAAGLEERAREELDPAAFAYVAGSASAERTAHANLSAFEKYRLLPRVLRGATGPGVRDLSVEVLGTRLAAPILTAPVGVLGLLRERGETLVAEVTKELGIGMCLSTAASSTIEETGARAGAWWYQLYWPSDMELARSFVERAEKAGAKAIVVTADTPALGWRPRDLQHGHLPFLHGKGIANYLSDPVFRAKLSAPPEESEEAMRAAVLTWSGLFGNHALRPADIARLRDWTELPIAVKGVVHPDDARQVVDAGADAVIVSNHGGRQVDGAVGALDALPTIVATVGDRVDVLFDSGIRTGSDVMIALSLGAKAVLYGRPWVYGLGLAGIDGVRHALRCLLADFDAAMGLSGCTSLHDLSRTMISSYRV, encoded by the coding sequence ATGAGCAGTTTCGTCGACTTCCAGAACGAGATCTATCTGGCCGGCCTCGCGGGGATCGTCCCATCGCTTCCGATGACCGCGGCGGGCCTGGAAGAGCGGGCTCGGGAAGAGCTGGATCCGGCGGCCTTCGCTTATGTGGCGGGCAGCGCCTCCGCCGAGCGCACCGCGCACGCCAATCTGAGTGCCTTCGAGAAGTATCGGCTGCTGCCGCGCGTGCTGCGCGGCGCGACCGGGCCGGGGGTGCGTGACCTCTCGGTCGAAGTACTCGGAACCCGTTTGGCCGCACCGATTCTCACCGCCCCGGTCGGTGTGCTCGGCCTGCTGCGGGAACGCGGCGAGACCCTGGTCGCCGAGGTCACCAAGGAACTGGGCATCGGCATGTGCCTGTCCACCGCCGCCTCGTCCACCATCGAGGAGACCGGTGCCCGCGCCGGCGCCTGGTGGTATCAGCTGTACTGGCCCAGCGACATGGAACTGGCCCGCTCCTTCGTCGAGCGCGCCGAGAAGGCCGGAGCCAAGGCCATCGTCGTCACCGCCGACACCCCCGCGCTGGGCTGGCGGCCACGCGACCTGCAGCACGGGCACCTGCCGTTCCTGCACGGCAAGGGCATCGCCAACTATCTCTCCGATCCGGTCTTCCGGGCCAAGCTCAGCGCCCCGCCGGAGGAGAGCGAGGAGGCGATGCGGGCGGCCGTGCTGACCTGGTCGGGGCTGTTCGGCAATCACGCGCTACGCCCGGCCGACATCGCCCGGCTGCGGGACTGGACCGAGCTGCCGATCGCCGTGAAGGGCGTGGTGCACCCCGACGACGCCCGCCAGGTGGTGGACGCGGGCGCGGACGCGGTGATCGTGAGCAATCACGGCGGCCGCCAGGTGGACGGGGCCGTCGGCGCGCTGGACGCGCTGCCCACCATCGTCGCCACCGTCGGCGATCGGGTGGATGTGCTGTTCGACTCCGGGATTCGCACCGGCTCGGACGTGATGATCGCGCTCTCGCTGGGCGCCAAGGCGGTCCTCTACGGCCGCCCCTGGGTGTACGGCCTGGGCCTGGCCGGCATCGACGGCGTGCGGCACGCCCTACGCTGCCTGCTCGCGGATTTCGATGCGGCGATGGGGCTTTCGGGCTGCACGAGTTTGCACGACCTGAGCCGCACCATGATCTCTTCCTACCGCGTTTAG
- a CDS encoding MarR family winged helix-turn-helix transcriptional regulator has product MAAGRNGREPRWLTPEQQRAWRAYTDGSQRLMTELNRQLQRDCDLSFADYRILVKLSEAPGRALRMSDLADGVLSSRSRLTHQIRRMEAQRLVRRSACEDDGRGVLAQLTDEGLRRLRAAAPGHVAAVRRFFVDLLTPEQLAAVAAALDLVNQAADHRAETRPAADPE; this is encoded by the coding sequence GTGGCCGCCGGCCGGAACGGGCGCGAACCGAGGTGGCTCACCCCGGAGCAGCAGCGTGCCTGGCGGGCCTACACGGACGGCAGCCAGCGCCTCATGACCGAACTCAACCGGCAGCTGCAACGCGACTGCGACCTGTCCTTCGCCGATTACCGCATCCTGGTGAAGCTCTCCGAGGCCCCCGGTCGCGCGCTGCGGATGAGCGACCTCGCCGACGGCGTGCTGTCCTCCCGCAGTCGCCTCACCCATCAGATCCGCCGCATGGAGGCCCAGCGCCTGGTCCGCCGCAGCGCGTGCGAGGACGACGGCCGCGGCGTGCTGGCCCAGCTCACCGACGAGGGCCTGCGCCGCCTGCGGGCGGCTGCTCCCGGGCACGTGGCCGCGGTGCGCCGGTTCTTCGTGGATCTGCTCACACCCGAGCAGCTGGCCGCCGTGGCCGCGGCGCTGGACCTGGTGAACCAGGCCGCCGATCACCGCGCCGAGACCCGCCCAGCCGCCGATCCCGAGTGA
- the hisC gene encoding histidinol-phosphate transaminase, which translates to MSAHIRPDLDAIPAYVAGKTHPGAVKLASNETTFPPLPSVTKAITEAVELSNRYPDNHAIELRGAIADFLGVQLENVAAGCGSVALCQELVQITCRHPEDEVLFAWRSFEAYPIVTQVAGAKAVQVPLDDESTHDLDALAAAITPRTRVVFVCNPNNPTGTARGKAELVEFLDKVPADVLVVLDEAYFEYLRMPAEDFPDGVELGRNRPNVLVLRTFSKAYGLAGLRVGYAVGAPEVITALMKVHIPFSVSRVAQAAAIASLEARHELLERTDAVVAERDRMRDALLAAGYRLPVSHSNFLWLPLGDRSADYGAASTEAGVIIRPYGVDGVRVTAGDPHENDAFLAFATDPATIARFL; encoded by the coding sequence GTGAGCGCGCACATTCGCCCGGACCTCGATGCCATCCCCGCGTACGTCGCCGGCAAGACCCACCCCGGCGCGGTGAAGCTGGCCAGCAACGAGACCACCTTCCCGCCGCTGCCGTCGGTGACCAAGGCGATCACCGAGGCGGTCGAGCTGTCGAACCGGTATCCGGACAACCACGCCATCGAATTGCGCGGCGCCATCGCGGATTTCCTGGGCGTGCAGCTGGAGAACGTGGCGGCCGGCTGCGGCAGTGTCGCGCTGTGCCAGGAGCTGGTGCAGATCACCTGCCGGCACCCCGAGGACGAGGTGCTGTTCGCGTGGCGCTCGTTCGAGGCGTACCCGATCGTCACCCAGGTGGCGGGCGCCAAGGCGGTCCAGGTGCCGCTGGACGATGAATCCACCCACGATCTGGACGCTTTGGCGGCGGCGATCACCCCGCGCACCCGCGTGGTGTTCGTGTGCAATCCGAACAATCCGACCGGCACCGCGCGCGGCAAGGCCGAACTCGTCGAGTTCCTCGACAAGGTGCCCGCCGACGTTCTGGTGGTGCTGGACGAGGCGTACTTCGAATACCTGCGTATGCCCGCCGAGGACTTCCCCGACGGCGTCGAACTGGGCCGCAATCGACCGAATGTGCTGGTGCTGCGCACGTTTTCGAAGGCCTACGGCCTGGCGGGACTGCGGGTCGGCTACGCGGTCGGCGCGCCCGAGGTGATCACCGCGCTGATGAAGGTACACATCCCGTTCAGCGTGAGCCGGGTGGCGCAGGCGGCCGCCATCGCCTCGTTGGAGGCGCGGCACGAGCTGCTGGAGCGCACCGATGCCGTTGTGGCCGAACGTGATCGCATGCGCGACGCGCTGCTCGCGGCGGGCTACCGGCTGCCGGTGAGCCACTCGAACTTCCTCTGGCTGCCGCTGGGCGACCGCAGCGCCGACTACGGTGCGGCCAGTACCGAGGCGGGGGTCATCATCCGGCCCTACGGCGTGGACGGCGTGCGCGTCACCGCGGGCGATCCGCACGAGAACGACGCGTTCCTGGCCTTCGCCACCGATCCGGCGACGATCGCGCGCTTCCTCTAG